One window from the genome of Diabrotica virgifera virgifera chromosome 6, PGI_DIABVI_V3a encodes:
- the LOC126885932 gene encoding zinc finger protein 45-like, whose amino-acid sequence MSKLSDGKWKYVNKIIKFNKNKMEVKQEFSEETCKVEIEYNDLNDALLDGFKCEVKEESNTQTTHHDTSYDYVDFIKESSRHTEIYQNINKLNPIEDNQKTEKGFTQEENKMKIMETFGEHSSHKEHCMSRHAEEKTENQNLKVEIRTGPYKCDFCFKQFSTPYKLEIHMRVHNGEKPYKCKICFKRFGYTSTLKTHLRVHTGEKRYKCEICFQKFSEKGTLKKHLRVHTGEKPYRCEICFKRFSAGHQLKRHNINMHNAETSYKCEICFKQCGDASTLKVHLRVHTGEKPYKCEICFQKFSGKGTLKNHLRVHTGEKPYKCEICFNQFAEASTLRSHLRMHTGEKPHKCEICFKRFTQAFNLKKHLRVHTGEKQEKPHQCKICLKRFSTGNHLKRHNITMHNGEACHKCEVCFRQCEDASTLKTHLRVHTGEKPYKCEICRKQFKLSRSLKRHLKVHARENS is encoded by the exons ATGTCAAAATTGTCAGATGGAAAATGGAaatatgttaataaaataataaagtttaataaaaataaaatggaaGTAAAACAAGAATTTAGTGAGGAGACGTGTAAAGTAGAAATAGAGTATAATGACTTAAATGATGCTCTTCTGGATGGTTTTAAATGTGAAGTTAAGGAGGAATCCAATACACAAACTACACATCATGACACATCATATGATTATGTAGACTTCATCAAGGAATCTTCTAGACATACTGAAATATaccaaaatataaataaactgaaCCCAATTGAAGAcaaccaaaaaactgaaaaag gttttactcAGGAGGagaacaaaatgaaaattatggAAACATTTGGTGAACATTCATCGCATAAAGAACACTGTATGAGTCGACACGCTGAGGAAAAAACTGAAAATCAAAATCTAAAAGTTGAGATTAGAACGGGACCTTACAAATGTGATTTTTGTTTCAAACAGTTTTCTACACCATATAAATTGGAAATACATATGAGAGTGCACaatggagaaaaaccttataagtgtaaaatttgtttcaaGCGGTTTGGTTATACAAGtactttgaaaacacatttgagagtgcacactggagaaaaacgttacaagtgtgaaatttgttttcagAAGTTTAGTGAAAAAGGtactttaaaaaaacatttgagagtgcacactggagaaaaaccttacagatgtgaaatttgtttcaagcggTTTAGTGCAGGACATCAATTGAAACGTCATAATATAAACATGCACAATGCAGAAAcatcttacaagtgtgaaatttgttttaagcagtgtGGCGATGCAAGTActttgaaagtacatttgagagtgcacactggagaaaaaccttacaagtgtgaaatttgttttcagAAGTTTAGTGGAAAAGGtactttaaaaaatcatttgagggtgcacactggggaaaaaccttacaagtgtgaaatttgttttaatcaGTTCGCTGAGGCAAGTACTTTGAGAAGTCATTTGagaatgcacactggagaaaaacctcacaagtgtgaaatttgttttaagcgatTTACTCAGgcatttaatttgaaaaaacatttgagagtgcatactggagaaaagcaAGAAAAACCTCATCagtgtaaaatttgtttgaagaggTTTAGTACAGGTAATCATTTGAAACGACATAATATAACAATGCACAATGGAGAAGCATGTCATAAGTGTGAAGTTTGTTTTAGACAGTGTGAGGATGCAAGtactttgaaaacacatttgagagtgcacactggagaaaaaccttacaagtgtgaaatttgtcgTAAGCAGTTTAAGCTATCACGTAgtttgaaaaggcatttaaaaGTGCACGCTAGAGAAAACTCTTGA
- the LOC126885933 gene encoding uncharacterized protein LOC126885933 produces the protein MSELKQGINNKKDTATGIDAITYSMIKYLPEAALKSLLHMYNKALEGKEIPESWKTQIILPFLKPTRNPQLVDSYRAIALSSCVGKIMEHFIKNRLEWILENNHTFNSFQSGFRKGMGIQTNIAFLTSYIQAAFSENKSVLGIFLDIKAAYDHVNIYILYKKMLDLNLPIELTNLTFKLLHNRKIYVKDEEENLIGPTFTTQGLAQGSPLSPLLFNIYIHSIYEIIPEECILLSYADDLVLLNKHQNPIQAAIGSNLILADISEWLAKHSFSISVNKSEVVWFAKTSNSYIYPEIVMDQQIIPRKKEIKYLGVTLTENLNWNPHIENIRSKAIKGINVMRAIGKVWWGGDPATLLLVYYGLVRSHLDFGSIFIKPSNKNTLRKLDTVQFQALRVILGCMKSTPTTALLAETAEMALEFRRKWLATKFMTKMYSIQDNPILKVIKDIKQACTYKIGYWKQRERPYLVEALDQLEPYKSIIHTANVIPCFSFNMDIQYTRLPTVQLKISKSDHHQNMIFKAATEKLSENYLFIYTDASKSGNAKEAETGYGVYIPNINYSYSSRLPSALNICTAEIVAIGKGVKECLNRGITDCIVFTDSRSAIQKLTKVGINANNDHTTLETKQLLVEANSDNKKYKLCWIPGHSGIEGNEYADKLANIGRVLNVPQSMKINYTDVWPILKSKIRREHDICWKSQTQTKGRWYSGIQPSFPDKPWFKKFPYIDRRHLTNIIRMRTGHCCTGSHLYRLKIKDHPFCECGREENIDHILLQCPIRKGTQFDLRDELKKLGVPVSFNIQDILCNLTFDQLKLIVTHLNINKVNL, from the coding sequence ATGAGTGAACTGAAACAAGGTATAAACAATAAAAAGGACACAGCAACGGGCATTGATGCAATCACTTATTCaatgatcaaatatttaccaGAGGCAGCCTTAAAAAGCTTACTTCATATGTACAATAAGGCACTAGAGGGAAAAGAGATTCCTGAGAGCTGGAAAACACAAATAATACTCCCGTTTCTCAAACCTACCAGAAATCCGCAACTCGTAGATAGTTATAGAGCCATAGCCCTCTCATCATGTGTAGGCAAAATAATGGAACACTTTATTAAAAACAGACTGGAATGGATATTGGAAAATAACCATACATTCAACAGCTTCCAATCAGGGTTTAGAAAAGGTATGGGAATTCAGACTAATATTGCTTTTCTTACATCTTATATTCAGGCAGCATTTTCAGAGAATAAAAGTGTGTTGGGAATTTTCCTAGATATAAAAGCCGCCTATGATCATGTAAACatttatatactttataaaaaaatgttagatTTAAATCTCCCAATAGAACTAACTAACCTTACATTCAAGCTTCTTCATAACAGGAAAATATATGTCAAAGATGAGGAAGAAAATCTCATAGGTCCGACCTTTACAACACAAGGTTTAGCACAAGGATCACCACTCAGTCCGTTACTATTTAACATCTATATACATTCGATTTATGAAATAATACCAGAGGAATGCATTTTATTgtcatatgcagatgatctagtacTGCTAAACAAACATCAAAACCCAATCCAAGCAGCAATAGGATCAAATTTAATTCTTGCAGACATAAGTGAATGGCTAGCGAAACACAGCTTCTCTATTTCAGTAAACAAGAGTGAAGTAGTATGGTTTGCAAAAACTAGTAATAGCTACATATATCCAGAAATCGTTATGGATCAGCAGATCATCCCTcgtaaaaaagaaattaaatatttaggagtcaccCTCACAGAAAACCTTAACTGGAACCCCCACATAGAAAACATAAGAAGTAAGGCTATTAAAGGTATTAACGTAATGAGGGCAATAGGGAAAGTTTGGTGGGGTGGGGACCCTGCCACTTTACTACTGGTATATTATGGTCTGGTGAGATCCCATTTGGACTTCGGCAGCATATTCATAAAACCATCAAACAAAAACACCTTGCGTAAGCTAGATACAGTACAATTTCAAGCCCTAAGGGTTATCCTCGGATGCATGAAGTCAACTCCTACAACAGCATTGCTGGCAGAAACTGCAGAGATGGCACTAGAATTTCGAAGAAAATGGTTGGCAACGAAATTTATGACAAAAATGTACAGCATTcaagataatccgattttaaagGTAATCAAAGATATTAAACAAGCGTGTACTTATAAGATAGGATATTGGAAACAAAGAGAGAGACCATACCTAGTGGAGGCACTTGACCAACTAGAACCATACAAAAGTATAATTCACACAGCAAATGTGATACCCTGCTTCTCGTTCAACATGGACATACAATACACACGACTTCCCACAGTGCAATTAAAAATCAGCAAGTCAGATCATCATCAAAATATGATATTCAAAGCAGCAACAGAGAAATTAAGTGAAAACTACCTATTTATCTATACTGATGCATCAAAAAGTGGGAATGCTAAGGAAGCAGAGACAGGCTACGGTGTATACATTCCCAATATCAACTATTCATACTCATCTAGATTACCATCAGCATTGAATATATGCACAGCAGAAATAGTGGCTATTGGTAAGGGGGTAAAGGAATGTCTGAATCGAGGTATTACTGATTGTATTGTCTTTACCGACTCCAGAAGTGCTATACAGAAACTAACAAAAGTTGGCATAAATGCAAATAATGATCATACCACATTAGAAACGAAACAGCTATTAGTAGAGGCAAACTCagataacaaaaaatataaattgtgcTGGATCCCCGGTCATTCAGGAATAGAGGGAAACGAATATGCTGATAAGTTGGCAAATATTGGGAGAGTACTTAATGTCCCACAAAGTATGAAAATAAACTACACAGATGTTTGGCCAATATTGAAAAGTAAAATAAGGAGGGAACATGACATATGCTGGAAATCACAGACACAGACTAAAGGGAGATGGTATTCTGGAATTCAACCCTCATTTCCAGATAAACCCTGGTTTAAAAAATTTCCCTATATAGACCGAAGACACCTGACTAATATAATAAGGATGAGGACAGGGCACTGTTGCACAGGATCACATCTATATCGACTAAAAATAAAAGATCATCCATTCTGTGAATGTGGAAGAGAGGAGAATATAGACCATATTCTTTTGCAATGTCCCATAAGAAAAGGTACACAGTTTGATCTTAGAGATGAACTAAAAAAACTAGGGGTCCCAGTTAGTTTTAATATACAAGATATTCTTTGCAATCTAACTTTTGATCaactaaaattaattgttactcATTTAAATATTAACAAGGTCAATTTGTGA